Within Raphanus sativus cultivar WK10039 unplaced genomic scaffold, ASM80110v3 Scaffold3264, whole genome shotgun sequence, the genomic segment CAGAACTTAtattaatttgttatatattaattcatgtTGCATAATATTCAAATTTGATTATACATTTATCAGTTAGTGTTTCAAATCAAATACAGAAAGAGTAGAATTCCAACAATTAATATCAAAAGTGGATGGATTTTAAAAGGTACTAAGATGGATCACTTCACCAGCTTAGTTGTATGTCACCTTTCTTGATACATGCATCAGATCTTAAACAATTCAATAAATATTGCAAAATCGTGCTATGTCTTTCTCaacttaaataaatttcattaacaAACAATACATGAAACTGCCGTTTCTTTATACACTAGTGGAGGAAATATTCAAATATGGTAAAATTTCACAAACATTGAAATCCACATTTCACCAACTTAGGTGTAGTTACTTCTATCTAGCTATTGTAATAACATTTAACCTCCATTTTATGGTGCATTGCTCTCCTATAAGTACTTGTGACTACACTTTGTTTTGAATTACTCTAGAGCCAAAGATGTACAAAGCAAGCCCTAATAGAAGAGCGATCTTGGAGAGAAGTAAGAGTGTAAGAGAGAAGGAGCCTAAGCAAACCTCAAACTTCTTTGCCAAACACTTAAAGAGGATATATCCGATCACGCTTCAACGTagtacttcttcttctttctcactCTCTTCTATATCTCTATCACTCTCTCAAAACTCGACCGATTCCTCTGCCACGGATTCCACTTCCACGCTAGAGCAAAGGATCTCTCTAGCACTAGGTTTAATCTCATCTCCTAGTAGAAGAGAAACATTTGTTCCTAAAACAATTCCGcgacaacaacaagaacaacgTCTATATGAGGACTTCAAAAGTGATGAACCAAAGAGGTGTAATTGGATCACCAAGAGAAGTGGTAAGATCATATTAAGAAATGtcctaaactaatattatagcCATATAGTATGCTTTATCTATATAGAGAATCATTAATGTGATTATAACTAGAGCAGTTCCGTTATGAACATGATAAGTTAAATATAACgaggtttaatttttttttttttgtagatgaAGTCTACGTAACGTTTCATGATCAGCAATGGGGAGTCCCTGTCTATGATGATAAGTATGATTATGGCTTCCACAATTGTATACTATGCTAATAGTTTATTTgttaagaaaacaatatttttatttttaaatggtgGTTAATCATGTAAACAGCTTGCTTTTTGAGTTCCTTGCTATGTCGGGGATGTTAATGGACTATAATTGGACCGAGATTTTAAAACGCAAGGAACTCTTTAGGTAAAATTTCTCACCACTATTCGTAAGTTGCTACATTATGCATGCATGTAGCTAAAAATCTTACGAAATTTTTGTGAAACTAGAGAGGCATTTTGTGAGTTTGACCCAAACCTGGTGGCCAaaatgagagagaaagagatcacGGAAATTGCATCAAACAAAGCAATAATGCTACAAGAGAGTCGAGTTAGGTGTATAGTTGACAATGCTAAATGCATAATCAAGGCAAGTTTCAACATTTTCTTGCGAGGATCCACTATAGTTTCTTGTATATAAAATTCTGTTAGACCTTGTTGTCTGTTAGATCAAAGAAAACTTTATTTTGCAGGTGGTTAAGGAATTTGGATCATTCAGCAGCTATATGTGGGGGTTTATGGATTATAAACCGATCATTAATAGATTCAAGTATTCAAGAAA encodes:
- the LOC108852864 gene encoding uncharacterized protein LOC108852864; its protein translation is MYKASPNRRAILERSKSVREKEPKQTSNFFAKHLKRIYPITLQRSTSSSFSLSSISLSLSQNSTDSSATDSTSTLEQRISLALGLISSPSRRETFVPKTIPRQQQEQRLYEDFKSDEPKRCNWITKRSDEVYVTFHDQQWGVPVYDDNLLFEFLAMSGMLMDYNWTEILKRKELFREAFCEFDPNLVAKMREKEITEIASNKAIMLQESRVRCIVDNAKCIIKVVKEFGSFSSYMWGFMDYKPIINRFKYSRNVPLRSPKAEIISKDMIKRGFRFVGPVIVHSFMQAAGLTIDHLVDCFRHGDCVSLAERPWRHI